The sequence ttgagttttattttggcttgcatttggagatttgattatctatggagataattaaatttgtttgttggagtttttaaaagaaaaatatatataagtatatatattttgaaaaaggaTCAgggaatttgtttttttaaaggaaaaaggaaaaggattaagcttttatatacttgtgggaaaggtaaaaaaaaaaagaaaaaaagaaaatagattttctttctctctctctccttaaGACCGCGTGACCccccttctcttcttcttcccgttTTTTTTTTACCCAAACCCTAGCCGACAAAGCCGCACCGCCGCCTGCTTTTCCACCGCCGATCTTCTCTTCTCCTCTAGCCGTGCCGCATCCCCAGAGCCATCGTCGAGCGCCGCTGCTATCCCGTCGCTGCAAAccccttctcttcttcttccccctttttttttccccaaaccCTAGCCGTCAGAGCCGCGCCACCGCTGATCTTCTCTCCTCCTCTAGCTGTGCCGCATCGTCAGAGCCATCGTCGAGCGCCGCTGCTATCCCGTCGCCGCAAAGAGCCACCCCGCCATTCGTCGTTTGCTGTCCTCCAGTCAGGTTTTCCGCCGCTGCCTCGTTCGGTGCCTGGACCGTCGGAGTTGACCGCGAGCCGCTGTGCCCAAGCCATTCTACCCGTGCAGATCCGCTTCTGTCGCCGCGCCCAGCCATAAGTCGATGCATACGACCGCCCTACTCTTCGATTGGTGCAGCCACTTGTTTCAATCGGCGTTGGACTGGGTTTCGTCGGCATTTCGATCAGTCACCGTTGAGTTCGTCAACCTCCACTGCCTATTCTTGCAAAACCTTGTGTTGGGTAAGTTTTGGTAAGTTGATTGGATGGttgttcttttggattgagagtaatagtgggaaattaagttgttgattttggatttaattcacgatcagattggctaattaAATCGAGTTTTGGaagccacaactttaggttgattcaagtgtgttaaaagaagttctaaggagatttttGTCATTATGTTTTACTTGTTGTATGACAGTTATGAGTATTATGAACATGTTCGAATTTCTAATTagtactgatattatgtatgtgatgcatgaatagaccaatAGAGCGATTTATCGTCTCGCCTTgacgcatgttttatttcagaggaCCTACCggtctagtttcatgtttgacggtgtgcctacgggctgctagacatgcgtgagtcgaaaggttcacgttcatgttatttttccatgtttgacggtgtgcctacggcaccgctagacatgcgtgagccgacaggtttacgttcatgttacttttttcatgtttcatgtttgatGAGGTGCCTACAGGCTGCTAGACATGCATGAGCCGATACGTATACGTTCATGTTATGTTCGTGTTTGACGGTGAGCCTACGGgctgctagacatgcgtgagccgacaggtttacgttcatgttatttctatgtttgacggtgtgcctacgggccgctagacatgcgtgagtcgaggggttcacgttcatgttattttcatgtttgacggtgtgcctacgagccgctagacatgcgtatcaaggcaagatagtacgtcttttggttttcctttcatcataaaaaatcgATGTAGCTGTATGAGCCACGGGCTATCTTTCTTTGCTCATGGATGCATAGCCGGATcccggtaatgggatcacttactgagtattttatactcagcctttatctttattttttttttcaggtaagggcaaggaTACTCGGGCGACTGACAAGAGGAATTCGTGACAGTGCTAAATGAACCAGAATTCGCTTCCGCATTTGACCCTTTATATTTTCtcatgttttgattttattacatttatgattttattataatttttttatatgtaatTTATTTCATGTTAAAAAGGGTACCCGGGTCAAACGATTTAAGATCTTGAGATAATGGCAGAACATTTTCTTATATACTTAAAGCAGTTCAAAATCAtgattattctattttatttttactttattttcctCGATGCgaatatttatgtatgcatgCAGTAACGATCCCCTTTTTAGTAGTCCTAGGAGGTGGGGTTGTTACAAAAAGTAAGGAAATTTAAATCTTGTCGAGGTATTTAAAGAGGAAACCTTCTCATCTCATTCTTGTTTGTTATGCTATTCCTGGTCTCATCAATATCAACTATATACAAAAGGTCTAAGCTATTGGACAATAATTGCGACTCAAGAAAGACAACATCCAGTGCGTTGTTTGGGTGTGAAGTGGAGGTTGTGGTTTTGGATGCTATCCACAATAGGCATTAAATTTCGTAGcaagtagataataaataaagCATACCTGGTAATTCCGGAACCAGATATGGTCATCAACAATGGAGAAAACAAACACATGATCATGGTATGGTTTAGAATGCCGATGCTCCTTTGGAGTTCCAAAAATCTGAGGAGAAAACAAGTTGCTGAGCTAAAATCATGCCATGTTAAAACGAGAGTTCATAGGATTTGTAAACAAAAATACCATTATTTGAAGAAGCAGCTATGACCTACATATTTCTCACAACATAGTAAAATACGCAGCAAATCAAACTAATATGGCCACAGTGCCACACTAATCCATATTCTTATGCCATGGTTCATTACATGAAAGAAGTGCATTcacaaatatttttcattttctatttttttcattaaaaccAACTATCATCAAGAAAAGTGAAAGAAGATAATTCAACTATAGTCGTGCAAgcaatattttatcaatttaatacCATGTTCACTTTGGATTGAAGGAAACTGATATTTGATGCACACTGATCCACGTGTAAATGAATTGCTGAAGAAAAAACTTAGCAATTGATACCTGAACAATTATTTCCTTCAAAAGTTTCCAGTGGACATCTTTATCAAAATTTGATGAAAATGTCAAAATTGGACGGGAACTTTTCAGATGGTTCCCTGTAAGCTTCAATTCTTCCATTGTATGCACTGAAAGCAAAAATGGAAAAGTAAGAAAACTGCGTTTAATAAAGAAATCCAATATAATTTCAGTCACCCagtaataaaatttgaatacacGTTAAAATTACCGGCATTAACTAAAAACTTCACAGATGGCCCACTAGGGCACTTTGCCATCCATAAATAGAGATCTTTATGTTTTCTGCACTGGAATTAGTTAGAAAAGGATCAGCAAGTAGAAAAACAAGTCATGTGATTACAATGTACAAACACGACGAAAAGGGATGtaggaaaataataaaatgaaaaagaaaagaatactTAAAACATCCTCGTACCacaacaaaaaccaaaaagttATCATCCTAAATCttaatcaaaaagaaaaatttaaaaacaatgtACCTTACAGATTCCAGATTATGAATTGAATTCCAAGTTTACATGTGGACAGAGTGCGAAGCAAAAGTTTTAACCTCGAAAAATAGGCTGGAAGAACAACCCTTGAGCTCAACCAGCTCATTCAGTGTGGCACCTTTGCTGGACCTCGACTCCACCTTGTTATCCTTCTTACAATGTGGCAAAAGTGATACCATATTCAACATCAAATGCCGATACCTAATCAATCACAAAGGTTAATAAAATTGCCAAAAATTCTTATGGGGAAAGAAAAACTTTTGGTTGGTGAGTGAAAAGTTACTTTACAAACTACTGATCCTGTATATTGATTCGGCAGAACAAGTAACAGAAAGCTAAACTAAACCAACTTGTTTCAACAATATTTCATACCTAAAATTGATTCGGCGGGAACAAGTGACAAGAACCTTTTCTTTATTCCGAAAGACAGCATGATCAGAACCAGCTTCACACTCTTTAGCCACTTCTCTGTCTTTCCAACCCATGAGCGTCCGCTTGGGTCTCTCAGGAGCATTTTCGTCCTTCTTAGTCGATACTGTTGGCAAAGTCTCACTCCGCTTCCTCTTCTTTGCCATTGAGAATATCACCCCCTTCAGAAATACTAGACCTAAATTAAGCAATGGAGATTTAAGAAATCTATAAAGGATGAAGAGTGAGAGTGAAACGACCTAACTTCTAAGATAGTCCCTTTGTTTGAATAGTTCTCTAGTTTCAGAATTGGTAATGGACAAAGGGGCTGTCTTAGAAGCTTTCATACAATTGGGAATGGACAAAGGCTTTATTAACTAGTTTGACCCAACTTAAAAGTCCTTTGCCGAAATGAAACAATTTTTCATAACTAAGAACTTCAACCAAAATTACTTTGAAACTCAATTTAAATGCTATTACTTAGCCATATTAACCCAGTCTTAAGCTTATGCGTCAATTTGTCCAAAATTAGCTCGAAATCACAACAGGAAGAATTTCAAAGGCCAAAGCCTAACTAACAGCACTTAAAACGAGTTTGGAAATGAATAAAATGAGTCCTTACCCACTAAATTATGCTGAAAAGCTTAATTTCTTGCTGGTTCATGTTCGAAAAGGTTCGaacttaatatttgaactctACAATCTATGGGTAATGTGATTTACACAGAACGGATGATTCTTACCCGTCCGCGGTACGAATCCAGCGGCAGTGATTGGCCACTAGACGGAAGCGGCGAGCGGCGTCCAGTGAGGGCGGTGAACGGCGGTGCTGTGAGGAGAAGAGAAACCGTGAATGAGTGGGAAAGAGAAAcgaagaaaactcaaaaacttgcCAGCGACGGCGACTGGCGGAGATGATCTGCGATGAAGCAGCGGCGCCTGCCTGAGAGTGGCCGGATGAAGAGGACGAAGGTGGTGATCAGACAGAGAAAAGAGAAGTGGCAGAGTGGGGTTTTTCTTTTTCCGTTTTCAACCGTCAAACCTTAAACCCTAGTTATTActccaaaaaataataataataataataaaaaatccaCCTTAACCCCAGTTTAAACACCACTCTCCACCCCTTTGCCTAATTGCGTaatccaattttcaaatttacaaaTGGCCAATTCAATATCAAACTCAAAAGTGCATAATTAATCGATATATGTTGTATGGTGTTTTTCATCATCGATACTATTTCTATGAATTTACGTagaattaattcattatttcaaTCATGATTCATAAGATAATCTAATCTACTTCATCTTATCCAAATTTCACTATCCAACTACTTTCTGTTATATCATGAAATCCAATCTCAAACATATTCATCTGTCATTTTCTTAGATTAAGCAAAACTTCTTCACATCTTTTGCATCATTAGTTGTTGCTGCAACAAATTCGATTAATTTGGAGTCGTAATTCACACTTTATAAGATGTATACATTTCCAAAAGATTGAGGAAAATGTCCCATAAGATGTAGTTCATTGGTATTTCATTTCTGGCGGATAAATCCCTGTTCTTTAACACTTGTCGCACATTTTTGCAAACTCATGGGCATCCTTGAAGAGTGTTAACCAAAAAATGCCCACTTTGGAACCTTCTCTAATGTCTCCATTGATGCAAAATGTCCTCCACGTTAAGTTATATGACATGCATCCAATACTTGCAACACATCTTCTACCACGCACCTCTTCCATATTTTGATATGCCTTTAacttataaacatattgttcatcccaataatagttattaatataatgaaagaaatttttttacttgCGTGAATTTGAATCTAGAGAAAGGGGTCCACTGACTAGGTAGTTTACGATTTCAGCATACCAGGGGTTGTCAATACTTCAACCGATAAGAATTGTTCATATGCAAACATATGTGTTatcttctttatttctttcatttgaACTTCTTGTTCTAACCTGGACATGCGATATCAACTTGGTTCTCAGTTCTTTTTCTCTCCTGTATTTCTAAATTAAACTTTTGAAGCAACAATACTCATCTAATCAATCTTGGTTTTGCATTGCTTTCTTTAGTAGTAAGTATTTGAGAGCAGAGTGATAagtatgttgggttttatgtcctaaaattcatggttttaaacaataaacttattttgttaatcaatatagatgttattgaaattttgattcaatgaagttgttattgaatgcatgaattgcttatttcattttagaaataatctaaatccaataaactaagattcatggttattacatgagtatttgaactttatgtgaagacataagagtggatcaagttcgagtaaatagccaaaatggtatatagtatatggataaggctaggaaCCTTATTTTGGGGACATTATctgatgcggcccactttgtagatgttacaactgttataaagtgctacaaacgaaatgatcctgattcgttcatgtggagacatgcgagtgggagtgttttatgcaaagagtttgtataagatcggaccaaaaaATTAGTTACTCgtactttataatattgtttactatttaagacagaccatttcaaagcaatgatctaggtaacttaaccttaatcttgaactaactataaactcgtatttatttgggattatcctttgatttgtatgggtgagggttgacaCAACTGTGTTGGCTCAATAAACCtttcatttcaggggtaagactgagtagatagctagggacatagggtgcaagatggaattcacttttactcacttttagggataatagagaggttgttctcttaagttcTGGCTTTAGGTTTTAAACAAGGAGCCTCACCCTTTCATTGATCCGAGAGGGACTCGTTTTAGTGATTGggtcacaaaccaattgttcatttgaggattagtaggacttaaggaataagatgtaatctcaggagtaaaataacttttgacccagtcgttattatgaacaacctgtgaaatgttgacttaccgattatgattaaattaagtggacaaaaatatatctacaatagctaggttttagtggagtgaccaggtagttaatgaatattggttaactagattaaagagtttagtcggttaatcttaggtccattagatccccccTACTGTTACTAGGGTAtagagatgccctagtttattgtattttgtactatattgtattgtacctTGGTCTCCTgaggctttaggacaagtgggagattattgggattggtatcctaattctcctggtagtctcatagtttgtaaacattctgtaaacatattgttattaataaaacaagtgttattttataagtatttactcaatccaataaactaagatccaaggttattttatgtaacttaagcatgtatgtggagacatacaagtggatcatgccttaagtaattaCCTAAATGGTcggtagtagatggataaaggagggatatcttatctttgtgacactacggacaCGACCCGCTttttagatgttacaagtattgtaaagtgctacaaattgtctgatcctgaccattcacgtggagacatgcgagcg comes from Benincasa hispida cultivar B227 chromosome 2, ASM972705v1, whole genome shotgun sequence and encodes:
- the LOC120071663 gene encoding ribosome biogenesis protein BRX1 homolog 1-like, with product MAKKRKRSETLPTVSTKKDENAPERPKRTLMGWKDREVAKECEAGSDHAVFRNKEKVLVTCSRRINFRYRHLMLNMVSLLPHCKKDNKVESRSSKGATLNELVELKGCSSSLFFECRKHKDLYLWMAKCPSGPSVKFLVNAVHTMEELKLTGNHLKSSRPILTFSSNFDKDVHWKLLKEIIVQIFGTPKEHRHSKPYHDHVFVFSIVDDHIWFRNYQIAVPHNESDKVARGGLDKMTLIEVGPRFCLNPIKIFGGSFGGPTLYENPLYVSPNQIRALEKKQKAGKYSKKVKAKMRRKMHELSNPLEPDEFADMWKE